A single window of Nicotiana sylvestris chromosome 3, ASM39365v2, whole genome shotgun sequence DNA harbors:
- the LOC104232364 gene encoding protein HEADING DATE REPRESSOR 1, with protein sequence MEEPKLKMEGILEGFSPVNSTPVFWKSRKRSASGKNLDNQVTAKADETPQKQEESSADEKMQESNPSSELSERRKALFEPLEPVTNANGRRPLAESLLPPPDFDAACYPKGWLAGKRRKLVNVDVVESMRRIALQEMNRKDREIDGLNEQLEADAQCLEHLQIQLLEERSKRADVERQNAMLQSQIDVLMNMIQENDDGIDDEGTDDS encoded by the exons ATGGAGGAACCGAAGCTGAAGATGGAGGGGATTTTGGAGGGATTTTCACCAGTTAATTCAACTCCTGTGTTCTGGAAGTCTAGAAAACGATCTG CCAGTGGGAAGAACTTGGACAACCAAGTGACTGCTAAAGCTGATGAAACACCACAAAAACAAGAAGAGTCTTCAGCTGATGAAAAGATGCAGGAATCCAACCCGTCTTCTGAACTTTCCGAGCGTAGAAAGGCGTTATTTGAACCATTGGAACCGGTTACGAATGCAAATGGGCGAAGGCCATTAGCTGAATCTTTGCTCCCTCCACCTGACTTTGATGCTGCATGTTACCCCAAAGGTTGGCTTGCTGGAAAGAGACGGAAGCTTGTAAATGTGGATGTTGTTGAAAGTATGCGAAGAATCGCTCTACAGGAAATGAATAGAAAG GATCGTGAAATAGATGGTCTGAACGAACAGTTAGAAGCAGATGCTCAATGTCTGGAACATCTGCAAATACAGCTGCTGGAAGAAAGAAGCAAGCGTGCCGATGTAGAGAGACAAAATGCTATGTTGCAAAGCCAGATAGATGTGCTTATGAACATGATACAGGAGAACGACGATGGCATTGATGATGAAGGTACAGATGATTCCTAG
- the LOC104232370 gene encoding uncharacterized protein, whose amino-acid sequence MSDIAKVDKKTYDYLMEEPSERWARSCSPRRRYDILTTSIVESMNFVLLEARELPILRMMDFIQVKLQRWFYERRNEAEGTFYDVSCWVEEELKKKLDLAFTLNVFPVDSWCSRVEEEGITFLVDLNKRTSIEKRNIKKSNFCSHWYLKESWLKTYERQIHPVGHTDSWIVPESVKSQIVKPLDFKVPPGRRQKKRHIPATESSKITFKYGCCRRIGHNRTTCIYSPVVHPFSRKHRE is encoded by the exons ATGTCAGATATAGCAAAAGTAGATAAGAAAACTTATGACTACTTGATGGAAGAACCATCGGAAAGGTGGGCACGTTCTTGTAGTCCACGACGAAGATATGACATTCTCACAACAAGCATAGTTGAGTCAATGAATTTTGTCCTCTTAGAAGCAAGGGAGCTGCCTATATTAAGAATGATGGATTTCATTCAAGTGAAGCTACAACGTTGGttttatgaaagaagaaatgaagcagAAGGAACTTTTTATGATGTGTCTTGTTGGGTAGAGGAGGAATTGAAGAAAAAACTAGATTTAGCATTTACTTTGAAT GTATTCCCTGTTGATTCATGGTgttctagagttgaagaagaaggaataaCTTTCTTGGTGGACTTAAACAAAAGAACAT CTATCGAGAAGAGAAACATCAAGAAGTCCAACTTTTGTTCGCATTGGTACTTAAAGGAATCTTGGCTGAAAACATATGAAAGACAAATACATCCTGTAGGACATACTGATTCTTGGATTGTACCAGAGAGTGTTAAGTCACAAATTGTTAAACCTCTAGATTTCAAAGTGCCACCAGGTAGAAGACAGAAGAAAAGGCATATTCCAGCTACCgagtcatcaaaaataacattcaaatatggttgttgcagaagaattggtCATAATAGAACAACTTGTATATATTCTCCGGTAGTCCATCCATTTTCAAGAAAGCATAGAGAATAG